A part of Arachis hypogaea cultivar Tifrunner chromosome 12, arahy.Tifrunner.gnm2.J5K5, whole genome shotgun sequence genomic DNA contains:
- the LOC112727265 gene encoding uncharacterized protein isoform X1 yields the protein MSFPNQAFWMAKDPGSLNDGDMTCDESSRIESKRSHQWFMDGPEVDVFPNKKQAVVPPNNLLSGMLNSNLSSWGNSSSFQSLTDDFTAQLFDPDTATTNHGDANISSLSMDNKSGGERKDSMNPFGSGSSFGLSMSCTLDDPRLAFNYDGIRKIKVNEVKESHSVMSVPENNPYEKGVSSTVLNSQAYSADDNSISTNLAYTKGDANIISMDDPYSRTDNNLMSVVQSHNKGGDGLSIHQTYKDICNTISMDQGFSKVDSSMTSVAQAYKADDNSMLRDYLFDKVENGTISAGHPYGMGGNNMPFVSHSYNSGESTIISFGGCDDDDPTHSGLFISNYDMLTGQALPQKLEAVNEKEFVRSNSNLLLNTAQTSASETESVSKTKEEIKMSKKATSNNFPSNVRSLLSTGMLDGVSVKYKAWSREKELRGVINGAGYLCSCQSCNFSKVINAYEFERHAGCKTKHPNNHIYFESGKTIYGVVQELRSTPQNMLFDVLQTVTGSAINQKSFRIWKESFLAAARELQRICGKGEVK from the exons ATG TCTTTCCCCAATCAAGCATTTTGGATGGCAAAGGATCCTGGAAGTTTGAATGATGGTGACATGACATGTGACGAATCTTCTAGAATTGAGTCCAAGAGATCTCATCAATGGTTCATGGATGGTCCTGAAGTGGATGTATTTCCCAATAAGAAACAGGCAGTAGTGCCCCCAAACAATTTACTGTCAGGAATGCTTAACTCCAATCTTTCTTCATGGGGAAATTCCTCAAGTTTCCAATCCTTAACCGATGATTTCACTGCACAATTGTTTGACCCAGATACAGCTACTACCAATCATGGGGATGCAAATATTTCATCTCTTAGCATGGACAATAAGTCAGGTGGTGAGAGAAAGGATAGCATGAATCCCTTCGGGAGTGGTTCATCATTTGGTTTATCTATGTCCTGTACATTGGATGATCCTCGTTTAGCTTTCAATTATGATGGAATtagaaaaattaaagttaatgaagTGAAGGAATCTCATAGTGTCATGTCTGTCCCTGAAAATAATCCCTATGAAAAGGGAGTCAGCAGCACCGTGTTAAATTCTCAAGCATACAGCGCTGATGATAATTCCATATCAACGAATCTTGCTTATACCAAAGGGGATGCTAATATAATATCAATGGATGACCCGTACAGCAGGACAGATAACAATTTAATGTCAGTGGTTCAATCTCATAACAAGGGAGGGGATGGCTTATCTATCCATCAAACTTACAAAGATATTTGTAATACAATATCAATGGACCAAGGATTTAGCAAGGTGGATAGCAGCATGACATCTGTTGCTCAAGCTTATAAGGCCGATGACAATTCTATGTTAAGAGATTACTTATTCGACAAGGTTGAAAATGGCACCATATCAGCGGGTCACCCATATGGCATGGGAGGAAACAACATGCCATTTGTTTCACATTCTTATAATAGTGGGGAGAGCACTATCATATCCTTTGGTGGCTGTGATGATGATGATCCAACTCACTCTGGCCTATTCATTTCCAACTATGACATGTTGACGGGTCAAGCACTTCCACAGAAGTTGGAAGCTGTGAATGAGAAAGAGTTTGTCAGATCTAATTCTAATTTACTTCTAAATACAGCTCAGACATCTGCATCTGAAACTGAAAGTGTTTCCAAGacaaaagaagagataaaaatgtcTAAGAAAGCTACTTCAAACAACTTCCCTTCAAATGTCAGAAGTTTGCTATCCACTGGCATGCTTGATGGTGTCTCTGTAAAGTATAAGGCATGGTCGCGGGAG AAGGAGCTTCGAGGAGTTATAAACGGTGCTGGGTATTTATGCAGTTGCCAGTCTTGTAATTTTTCCAAG GTTATTAACGCATATGAGTTTGAACGACATGCTGGTTGCAAGACAAAACACCCCAATAATCATATTTACTTTGAGAGTGGGAAAACTATATATGGTGTTGTACAAGAGCTCCGGAGCACTCCACAGAATATGTTATTTGATGTTCTTCAGACAGTAACTGGTTCAGCAATCAATCAGAAGTCCTTCCGCATTTGGAAAG AATCCTTTTTGGCTGCGGCTCGGGAACTCCAGCGCATTTGTGGAAAAGGTGAAGTGAAGTAG
- the LOC112727265 gene encoding uncharacterized protein isoform X2 — protein MSFPNQAFWMAKDPGSLNDGDMTCDESSRIESKRSHQWFMDGPEVDVFPNKKQAVVPPNNLLSGMLNSNLSSWGNSSSFQSLTDDFTAQLFDPDTATTNHGDANISSLSMDNKSGGERKDSMNPFGSGSSFGLSMSCTLDDPRLAFNYDGIRKIKVNEVKESHSVMSVPENNPYEKGVSSTVLNSQAYSADDNSISTNLAYTKGDANIISMDDPYSRTDNNLMSVVQSHNKGGDGLSIHQTYKDICNTISMDQGFSKVDSSMTSVAQAYKADDNSMLRDYLFDKVENGTISAGHPYGMGGNNMPFVSHSYNSGESTIISFGGCDDDDPTHSGLFISNYDMLTGQALPQKLEAVNEKEFVRSNSNLLLNTAQTSASETESVSKTKEEIKMSKKATSNNFPSNVRSLLSTGMLDGVSVKYKAWSREELRGVINGAGYLCSCQSCNFSKVINAYEFERHAGCKTKHPNNHIYFESGKTIYGVVQELRSTPQNMLFDVLQTVTGSAINQKSFRIWKESFLAAARELQRICGKGEVK, from the exons ATG TCTTTCCCCAATCAAGCATTTTGGATGGCAAAGGATCCTGGAAGTTTGAATGATGGTGACATGACATGTGACGAATCTTCTAGAATTGAGTCCAAGAGATCTCATCAATGGTTCATGGATGGTCCTGAAGTGGATGTATTTCCCAATAAGAAACAGGCAGTAGTGCCCCCAAACAATTTACTGTCAGGAATGCTTAACTCCAATCTTTCTTCATGGGGAAATTCCTCAAGTTTCCAATCCTTAACCGATGATTTCACTGCACAATTGTTTGACCCAGATACAGCTACTACCAATCATGGGGATGCAAATATTTCATCTCTTAGCATGGACAATAAGTCAGGTGGTGAGAGAAAGGATAGCATGAATCCCTTCGGGAGTGGTTCATCATTTGGTTTATCTATGTCCTGTACATTGGATGATCCTCGTTTAGCTTTCAATTATGATGGAATtagaaaaattaaagttaatgaagTGAAGGAATCTCATAGTGTCATGTCTGTCCCTGAAAATAATCCCTATGAAAAGGGAGTCAGCAGCACCGTGTTAAATTCTCAAGCATACAGCGCTGATGATAATTCCATATCAACGAATCTTGCTTATACCAAAGGGGATGCTAATATAATATCAATGGATGACCCGTACAGCAGGACAGATAACAATTTAATGTCAGTGGTTCAATCTCATAACAAGGGAGGGGATGGCTTATCTATCCATCAAACTTACAAAGATATTTGTAATACAATATCAATGGACCAAGGATTTAGCAAGGTGGATAGCAGCATGACATCTGTTGCTCAAGCTTATAAGGCCGATGACAATTCTATGTTAAGAGATTACTTATTCGACAAGGTTGAAAATGGCACCATATCAGCGGGTCACCCATATGGCATGGGAGGAAACAACATGCCATTTGTTTCACATTCTTATAATAGTGGGGAGAGCACTATCATATCCTTTGGTGGCTGTGATGATGATGATCCAACTCACTCTGGCCTATTCATTTCCAACTATGACATGTTGACGGGTCAAGCACTTCCACAGAAGTTGGAAGCTGTGAATGAGAAAGAGTTTGTCAGATCTAATTCTAATTTACTTCTAAATACAGCTCAGACATCTGCATCTGAAACTGAAAGTGTTTCCAAGacaaaagaagagataaaaatgtcTAAGAAAGCTACTTCAAACAACTTCCCTTCAAATGTCAGAAGTTTGCTATCCACTGGCATGCTTGATGGTGTCTCTGTAAAGTATAAGGCATGGTCGCGGGAG GAGCTTCGAGGAGTTATAAACGGTGCTGGGTATTTATGCAGTTGCCAGTCTTGTAATTTTTCCAAG GTTATTAACGCATATGAGTTTGAACGACATGCTGGTTGCAAGACAAAACACCCCAATAATCATATTTACTTTGAGAGTGGGAAAACTATATATGGTGTTGTACAAGAGCTCCGGAGCACTCCACAGAATATGTTATTTGATGTTCTTCAGACAGTAACTGGTTCAGCAATCAATCAGAAGTCCTTCCGCATTTGGAAAG AATCCTTTTTGGCTGCGGCTCGGGAACTCCAGCGCATTTGTGGAAAAGGTGAAGTGAAGTAG
- the LOC112727266 gene encoding WAT1-related protein At2g37460 isoform X1: MNMNVCCDIVVAQLSCMFIMESSSNWYERSKPFIAVTFLQFGFAGMDVLSKAAMNKGMSNYVLVVYRHLVAFFAIAPFALFLDKKVRPKMTFSIFMKIVALSILEPVIDQNLYFLGMKYTTATFAAAMTNMLPAITFFMACILRLEKIKIKSIRSIAKVVGTLATVSGAMVMTLLKGPIIELFGRHGGSNHNLHHDADENTQHAIKGFIMITIGCFSWACFVILQTITLEAYPAELSLTAWICILGAAEGAAVAMIMERANPSVWYLKWDMKLLAVVYSGIVCSGLAYYMQGLVLKTRGPVFVTAFNPLCMVIVAIMGSLILAEKLFLGRLIGAIVIVLGLYLVVWGKSKDYKPPSNEPVLPAKQVTEEANTKKEHCNHHHIAISNLRAGITTLEEQA, translated from the exons ATGAATAtgaatgtatgttgtgatattgTTGTGGCGCAGCTGAGTTGTATGTTCATCATGGAGAGTAGCAGTAATTGGTACGAAAGGTCAAAGCCATTCATAGCTGTTACTTTTCTTCAGTTTGGATTTGCAGGCATGGATGTTCTATCCAAAGCTGCTATGAACAAAGGGATGAGCAACTACGTCCTCGTCGTCTATCGCCACCTCGTTGCCTTCTTCGCCATAGCTCCTTTTGCTCTTTTCCTTGACAA gAAAGTGAGGCCTAAAATGACATTTTCAATCTTCATGAAGATAGTGGCACTCAGCATCCTAga GCCAGTTATTGATCAGAACTTGTATTTTTTGGGGATGAAGTACACAACAGCAACTTTTGCTGCTGCCATGACCAACATGCTTCCTGCCATTACCTTCTTCATGGCTTGCATTCttag ACTAgagaagattaaaataaaaagtattcgTAGCATAGCAAAGGTGGTTGGAACTCTAGCGACCGTTTCTGGTGCCATGGTGATGACACTGTTGAAAGGGCCAATTATTGAGCTTTTTGGAAGACATGGAGGCAGTAACCACAATCTTCATCACGATGCTGATGAAAATACTCAACATGCAATAAAAGGATTTATTATGATCACAATAGGCTGTTTTAGTTGGGCCTGTTTCGTGATCCTCCAA ACTATAACCCTTGAAGCCTACCCTGCTGAGCTCTCTCTTACGGCATGGATATGCATTTTGGGAGCAGCTGAAGGTGCTGCAGTTGCTATGATTATGGAAAGAGCCAACCCTTCTGTTTGGTATCTGAAATGGGATATGAAATTGCTTGCTGTTGTCTACAGT GGCATAGTGTGTTCAGGACTGGCTTATTACATGCAAGGATTGGTGTTGAAAACAAGAGGCCCAGTCTTTGTAACAGCATTTAATCCCCTCTGCATGGTAATTGTTGCTATTATGGGCTCCCTCATTCTAGCAGAGAAACTATTTCTTGGCAG GTTGATTGGTGCCATTGTCATTGTTTTGGGCCTGTACCTTGTAGTGTGGGGTAAAAGCAAAGATTACAAGCCACCAAGTAATGAACCTGTATTGCCAGCTAAACAAGTTACAGAGGAAGCCAACACCAAAAAGGAACATTGTAATCACCACCACATTGCCATCAGTAATTTAAGAGCTGGAATCACAACACTAGAAGAACAAGCATGA
- the LOC112727266 gene encoding WAT1-related protein At2g37460 isoform X2, giving the protein MFIMESSSNWYERSKPFIAVTFLQFGFAGMDVLSKAAMNKGMSNYVLVVYRHLVAFFAIAPFALFLDKKVRPKMTFSIFMKIVALSILEPVIDQNLYFLGMKYTTATFAAAMTNMLPAITFFMACILRLEKIKIKSIRSIAKVVGTLATVSGAMVMTLLKGPIIELFGRHGGSNHNLHHDADENTQHAIKGFIMITIGCFSWACFVILQTITLEAYPAELSLTAWICILGAAEGAAVAMIMERANPSVWYLKWDMKLLAVVYSGIVCSGLAYYMQGLVLKTRGPVFVTAFNPLCMVIVAIMGSLILAEKLFLGRLIGAIVIVLGLYLVVWGKSKDYKPPSNEPVLPAKQVTEEANTKKEHCNHHHIAISNLRAGITTLEEQA; this is encoded by the exons ATGTTCATCATGGAGAGTAGCAGTAATTGGTACGAAAGGTCAAAGCCATTCATAGCTGTTACTTTTCTTCAGTTTGGATTTGCAGGCATGGATGTTCTATCCAAAGCTGCTATGAACAAAGGGATGAGCAACTACGTCCTCGTCGTCTATCGCCACCTCGTTGCCTTCTTCGCCATAGCTCCTTTTGCTCTTTTCCTTGACAA gAAAGTGAGGCCTAAAATGACATTTTCAATCTTCATGAAGATAGTGGCACTCAGCATCCTAga GCCAGTTATTGATCAGAACTTGTATTTTTTGGGGATGAAGTACACAACAGCAACTTTTGCTGCTGCCATGACCAACATGCTTCCTGCCATTACCTTCTTCATGGCTTGCATTCttag ACTAgagaagattaaaataaaaagtattcgTAGCATAGCAAAGGTGGTTGGAACTCTAGCGACCGTTTCTGGTGCCATGGTGATGACACTGTTGAAAGGGCCAATTATTGAGCTTTTTGGAAGACATGGAGGCAGTAACCACAATCTTCATCACGATGCTGATGAAAATACTCAACATGCAATAAAAGGATTTATTATGATCACAATAGGCTGTTTTAGTTGGGCCTGTTTCGTGATCCTCCAA ACTATAACCCTTGAAGCCTACCCTGCTGAGCTCTCTCTTACGGCATGGATATGCATTTTGGGAGCAGCTGAAGGTGCTGCAGTTGCTATGATTATGGAAAGAGCCAACCCTTCTGTTTGGTATCTGAAATGGGATATGAAATTGCTTGCTGTTGTCTACAGT GGCATAGTGTGTTCAGGACTGGCTTATTACATGCAAGGATTGGTGTTGAAAACAAGAGGCCCAGTCTTTGTAACAGCATTTAATCCCCTCTGCATGGTAATTGTTGCTATTATGGGCTCCCTCATTCTAGCAGAGAAACTATTTCTTGGCAG GTTGATTGGTGCCATTGTCATTGTTTTGGGCCTGTACCTTGTAGTGTGGGGTAAAAGCAAAGATTACAAGCCACCAAGTAATGAACCTGTATTGCCAGCTAAACAAGTTACAGAGGAAGCCAACACCAAAAAGGAACATTGTAATCACCACCACATTGCCATCAGTAATTTAAGAGCTGGAATCACAACACTAGAAGAACAAGCATGA